In Candidatus Omnitrophota bacterium, the genomic window CGCGAACATGCGTCCCGTTATTTGGACAAGATCTTGAAATAACGCGTTTTTCCTCGCTGTAAAAAAGGGGACACTTTATAGTGTCCCCTTTTCTTTTGTGGGCTTGACTTTTTTCAGATAGAATGTATACTTATTTCAGATAGTATACAGATAGATACATCAACTGAAATAAGTAGAATATGCGTTTTGAGGACGTTTATAGGGAACTCGCCGGAAAGAAATATTACGTTTTCTCCAGTGAAGATCTGTGCGCTTTTTTTCCGAAAGCAAAGAGATCAACGGTCAAGCAGCATCTTTCCAGGTGGAAAAGAAGCGGATTGGTGGCTTCTGTAAGAAAAAATCTTTACGAACTGACTTATCCCGGGTCTTACCATGTGCCGGATATGTATTTAGCCAATAAGATCTACGCGCCGTCGTATGTCTCGCTTGAGACCGCGCTTTCTCATTATAGTATGATCCCCGATGTTTCCATGTCAGTCACGTCCATCACTGCTAAAGCGACCCGGCGATTTAAGAACCAGCACGGGCTCTTTACCTATCGGAGCGTTCAAACAAAAGCGTTTTGCGGCTATACGATCGAAAACCACAACGGTTTCGATATTTTGATCGCTGAACCGGAGAAGGCGCTGGTGGATTACGTTTATTTTAAGACCCTGCGAAAAACAAAATTGGATATTGAAGCGCTGCGGCTGGATAAAAAGAAGATCAGGCGGTTGGACCGAAAAAAACTCGAAACATACAGCCGCCTGTACGGGATCAACACAAAAGGAATCCTTGATGATCACCTATGAAACGTTGATGAACGAGGCCAAAGAACGCGGCATGCCTGGCGTTAAAACACGGGGGGTGTTGAGGGAATATTTACAGGTATTGATCATGAAAGAGCTTTATCGCCTGGATATCGGAAAGAAGTTTTTCTTTACCGGCGGGACCTATTTACGGCTGGTGCATCACGCCAAGCGATTTTCAGAAGACCTCGATTTTAACGCGGCAAAGCTTTCCAGGACTGAATTTGAAGAGGCGCTCAAGAAAATTGTACCCGCGATCAAGAATGAAGGGATGGTCTCCAAACTTGAATTTGATCACCGGGAGAATTTGTTGGTGGCGCGGGTGGTTTTCCCGGATATTGAAAGCATTTATGGGGTGGTCTCAAAATATTCCAAGAAAGAGGGTATTGTGATCAAAGTAGAAGTGAACCTGCCCCGTTGGGAGATCAAACCGGAAACACTCCTGATCAGCGGCTTCGGCCGGATGTATCCTGTGCTGTGCACACAAAAAGGCGCGCTTTTTGCCGATAAGATCGATGCTTTGATCAAGAAAAACAGGGCGCGGCATTTGTTTGACATCATCTTTATGCTTTCTAACAAGTATCCCGTTGATGAGCAGGTATTAAATACGCTGGGCATTAAAGGGCCGCCGCTTGAAGCCATTTTGAAACGGGTGGACGGTTTCTCTGAAGCACAGCTAAAGCATCAGGCCGAATCTCTGCGGCCCTTTTTGTTTGATGAAAACGAAGCACAACTGCTCATTAATGCTAAGACCATTGTTCGTCAATTAGTGGACCGTTTCCGACGCAGTTAATGTGAAGGCATGTGTTTGCGGGCGCGATGGTCAAGATAGAACAGCACAACCACTCCGCCAACAAGGATCAAAGCGAAAATTATTATGTCCATGGTCATTTTCCTTTCTTTTCCATCAGTATAACACCTATAGCCAGGAACACAAGCGCCAGGCTGAAAATACCGATACGCAGCCACAGCGTTATGTTGCTGAAAAAATGTGTGGCCAGCGCAACGGTACAGATGGCTTTACTCATGTCCGTGAAATATTTGGCGAGCAGGTCTTGGGTATCCGGCTGGATGATTTTCATGATAATTTCCGTGATAGGGGAGTTAATATTGATGATTATACTAATCTAATATTGATTATTAGTCAATCATTGTTTTCATCTGCAAAACGATCCATTACGCATCCCTTTAATTATTTATACATTATATAAAAAATTCCCGAAAGAAGTTGTCAATCGCAACGGGCTTGTTATAATTTATTATGGATGGAAAAAATTTTTTCGCTTTTCATAAAAGAAGCACAACACTCTTAAAATAGGGCGTCAAGTTTTTATCAGTCAATTTGGTGGAAAATCGGGAGGCCTCAATGGCACGGCCTGATCTTGTTGCAGTTTTTTTCGTAATTCTTGTTTCCGGTGGGGGGGGTTGGAGGTGTAAGAATTTCGTATGCGGATACCGTTATTAACAATGCCCATTTAAATAACTTGACGATCAATGCGCCGTCGGCGGACCCCTGCGCCGGTTTGTCAATAGGCCAGACGTGCACGGGCGGCGCCATCTATGCCGGCACGGGCTATGGCGACGGGCTTACGGCAACAGACAAATACATGGTAACTCCCAGCGACATCACGGGCGGTACCAGAGCATGGGCTACAGGGACCTATGCTACTAGTAGTACGGGCGCAACGGACCTGAGCAATGGAAAGGCCAATACAGCAACTATAGTTGCGTTGGCGAGCACTACTCCCGCGGCCCTTGCGTGTTCAGACCTGGATTATGGGGGCTATACGGATTGGTTTCTACCTGCCAAGAATGAACTTAGCACTGTACTTTTTGCCAATAGAACGGCCTTGGGTGGGTTCGCGGTGGGTAGCACGGCCACCTATTGGTCGTCGTCGGAGGGCGGCACCACCAGCGCCTGGAGGCATTCCTTCGGCAGTAACGCCCAGATCAACATAAACAAGACGGTCAACGCCCGCGTCCGTTGCGTCCGGACGTATTGATGATTTGATCATTTTGAAGCGTTTCGGATCTTTGACCGTCAAGGTCTGCGGTCCCTCCCGATCACTTGACAAAATCTTCTTTTTATGGCATTATTTAGACAATAAACGTCAGGATTGTACAATTTCACCGTTTATATATGAATAAGAACGATATAATTGCCATACTTCAGGATTGGAACAGCTGGCAGAAGCCCCTCGCGGTAGGGGTTGAGCGGCCGGAATATTTTTTAAAACTAAGGAAATTCCTGC contains:
- a CDS encoding nucleotidyl transferase AbiEii/AbiGii toxin family protein is translated as MITYETLMNEAKERGMPGVKTRGVLREYLQVLIMKELYRLDIGKKFFFTGGTYLRLVHHAKRFSEDLDFNAAKLSRTEFEEALKKIVPAIKNEGMVSKLEFDHRENLLVARVVFPDIESIYGVVSKYSKKEGIVIKVEVNLPRWEIKPETLLISGFGRMYPVLCTQKGALFADKIDALIKKNRARHLFDIIFMLSNKYPVDEQVLNTLGIKGPPLEAILKRVDGFSEAQLKHQAESLRPFLFDENEAQLLINAKTIVRQLVDRFRRS
- a CDS encoding DUF1566 domain-containing protein, which codes for MTINAPSADPCAGLSIGQTCTGGAIYAGTGYGDGLTATDKYMVTPSDITGGTRAWATGTYATSSTGATDLSNGKANTATIVALASTTPAALACSDLDYGGYTDWFLPAKNELSTVLFANRTALGGFAVGSTATYWSSSEGGTTSAWRHSFGSNAQININKTVNARVRCVRTY